In Rissa tridactyla isolate bRisTri1 chromosome 8, bRisTri1.patW.cur.20221130, whole genome shotgun sequence, one genomic interval encodes:
- the LOC128913997 gene encoding mesothelin-like isoform X4, which produces MDPEYSVLFFSKYDAKKLVAALTMFSQRFSYVPLSSEWNMIFINGLWEKMLQVPDIDSPPVLSQWVHEGLQPFLVEPKVFACLRAKNVFCETFQKIVAALNGIYSDLPVEEQRNLYTGIKYYLIEDGSNHKCYNAAVPGLNSTAWFENYLGSFLEHATVGDLQLFGDEATLQKFARDPVNIQMISNLTLLRETAVYYTLLLTSGPDFPLSSLPDRFVCYLSPSAVSNLSRDDALSLAQRISKNCPLNLTHRGITRESAPSSLTTEELQVASSLVRKFEHFTPAILRALGQAAVGLSISDIENSISDKDLEASIPALGEVRGWNAEQSSTIINKLLSSGYQIQNGQSLAKLGSLVAGLNSSTLQSLSPEVILEAIKLPEFVQHIATLPSSLKMIFVEKISSSVGHPADLVKYIPDALASYIPKSLLVFGEEKPNILDLNSKKWTREQAAMFFSDVMKTEPDFSRLSQSVLQGFTCAATNEMEAERFQELAKVMKEKNVKLGEDQLSCLAKLVTLHGIPKDLDSYPKDLLLFLSPSDYAATGSCRQYFANIGKANLDVLQRESSQRKELLLEALACLKISSTQVNKENAEILGRLVCDLGGEYIRSSGGNLLKQLSQCDSFLPDQEEAIRSVISSGNTTFGAPAAWSAFTLNVLSGLIPVFDHSILQKIPENALTLWLKNFAHNSPLSREQLATIVEELLPTRHKRADGCPPNKRITDTVLNSDLMPIEYTAEQLHTCLKNVSLDNHLPQILTYAFSIQQLGVLKRHLDETYPDGYPESLLPKLGSLVSFVTPEDISKWKITSADTLADLLKYQPDDAQASAIIRRYVDLGNALNATALNAIGTRYICLLNVTELNMIDPSSLKLASLNLSACSQLTKDILYAKAKRAFSDQHYLPAYYELIKPYLGGAPGMDLKALSKDNVNMDVSTFANLRRDSLLGLTVSEVENLLGINLSDLKKWQHKSPIWEWVQTQKQSELDKMHIGLTGGTQEGYINIVAQKFQSTSSASLGTVAVTLHLLPALLISFLMMLVLS; this is translated from the exons ATGGATCCAGAATACTCCGTTCTGTTCTTTTCCAAATATGATGCCAAGAAGCTTGTAGCTGCTCTGACTATGTTCAGCCAGCGG TTTTCTTATGTGCCTCTTTCTTCTGAGTGGAACATGATCTTCATTAATGGCTTGTGGGAGAAGATGTTGCAAGTACCTGATATTGACAGCCCACCCGTTTTGTCTCAGTGGGTCCATGAGGGGCTTCAGCCGTTCCTAGTCGAGCCCAAGGTCTTTGCTTGCCTCCGTGCCAAAAACGTGTTCTGTGAGACGTTTCAGAAGAT AGTCGCTGCCCTGAATGGCATATATTCTGACCTTCCAGTGGAAGAACAGAGGAATCTTTACACCGGGATCAAATACTATCTCATCGAGGATG GATCAAACCACAAATGCTACAATGCAGCTGTTCCAGGTCTGAATTCCACTGCTTGGTTTGAAAATTATCTTGGATCCTTCTTGGAGCATGCTACTGTTGGAGACCTGCAGCTTTTTGGTGATGAAGCAACG CTTCAAAAATTTGCCAGGGATCCAGTCAATATACAGATGATCAGCAACCTCACCTTGCTTCGGGAGACAGCTGTGTACTATACCTTGCTGCTGACCTCTGGACCTGATTTTCCCTTATCGAG TCTCCCAGACAGATTTGTTTGCTACCTGAGCCCCTCGGCAGTGAGCAACCTGAGCAGAGACGATGCTTTGAGCTTGGCCCAGAGGATCAGTAAGAACTGCCCATTGAACCTGACACACAGAGGAATAACTAGAGAGAGTGCTCCCTCCTCCCTGACAACAGAGGAACTGCAG GTTGCATCCTCCTTGGTGAGAAAGTTTGAACATTTCACCCCTGCAATCCTGCGTGCATTGGGCCAGGCTGCAGTTGGACTGTCTATATCTGACATTGAAAACAGCATCAGTGATAAAGACCTTGAAGCATCTATTCCTGCCCTGGGTGAAGTTCGTGGCTGGAATGCTGAGCAGTCCAGCACAATCATCAACAAACTGCTCAGCTCTGGCTACCAG ATCCAGAATGGACAGAGCCTGGCAAAGCTTGGGAGCTTGGTGGCTGGCCTCAACAGCAGCACGCTTCAAAGTCTGTCTCCAGAAGTAATCTTGGAAGCCATTAAGTTGCCTGAGTTTGTTCAGCACATAGCGACCCTGCCCTCTTCTCTGAAAATGATATTTGTGGAAAAG atttcctcCAGTGTAGGACACCCTGCTGACCTGGTTAAATATATCCCTGATGCTCTGGCCAGTTACATTCCAAAATCATTGCTTGTTTTTGGGGAAGAGAAGCCCAATATTTTGGATCTCAACAGTAAAAAGTGGACCCGAGAACAG GCTGCCATGTTTTTCAGTGATGTCATGAAGACAGAGCCTGACTTCAGCAG GCTTTCTCAGTCGGTCCTTCAAGGCTTCACGTGTGCAGCTACCAATGAGATGGAAGCAGAAAGATTTCAGGAGCTGGCCAAAGTCATGAAGGAGAAGAATGTCAAGCTGGGAGAAGATCAG CTGAGTTGCTTAGCGAAGCTGGTGACGCTGCATGGGATTCCCAAGGATTTAGATAGCTATCCTAAAGACCTGTTGCTGTTTTTAAG TCCTTCAGACTATGCAGCAACAGGAAGCTGTAGGCAGTACTTTGCTAATATCGGGAAAGCAAATCTTGATGTTCTGCAAAGAGAGTCATCTCAGCGGAAAGAGCTGCTCTTGGAAGCTTTGGCATGTTTG aaaatttctaGCACACAGGtaaacaaggaaaatgcagagATTCTGGGACGTCTGGTCTGTGACTTGGGTGGAGAATACATTAGAAGTTCTGGTGGGAATTTGCTGAAGCAATTAAGCCAGTGTGACTCTTTCCTGCCTGATCAAGAAGAGGCTATTAGGAGCGTCATCAGCAGTGGTAACACTACATTCGG GGCTCCCGCAGCATGGTCAGCTTTTACTTTGAATGTGCTCAGTGGATTGATTCCTGTATTTGATCACAGCATCTTGCAGAAGATCCCCGAG AATGCTTTAACTCTTTGGCTGAAAAACTTTGCACACAATTCACCTCTGTCAAGGGAACAGTTGGCCACCATTGTTGAAGAACTCCTGCCTACTAGGCATAAGCGTGCTGATG GTTGCCCACCTAACAAGCGGATAACAGACACGGTTCTTAACAGTGACTTGATGCCTATTGAGTACACAGCTGAGCAGTTACATACTTGCCTGAAAAACGTCTCTCTGGATAATCACCTCCCTCAGATACTGACCTATGCCTTCAGTATTCAGCAATTAGGTGTGCTGAAGAGGCATCTGGATGAG ACATATCCTGATGGGTATCCTGAAAGTTTGCTCCCCAAACTGGGCTCCCTTGTTTCTTTTGTCACCCCTGAGGACATTTCTAAATGGAAGATAACTTCAGCTGACACACTGGCTGACTTGCTAAAGTATCAGCCTGATGATGCTCAG GCTTCTGCAATAATTAGGAGATATGTTGACTTGGGAAATGCCTTGAATGCCACTGCACTGAACGCAATTGGTACGAGATACATATGCCTTCTAAATGTGACCGAGTTGAATATGATAGACCCCAGCAGCTTGAA ACTAGCATCTCTGAATCTTTCAGCCTGTTCACAGCTTACGAAAGACATCTTATATGCTAAAGCAAAACGTGCTTTCTCAGACCAGCACTATTTACCTGCTTACTATGAGCTTATCAAACCATATCTAG GGGGTGCTCCAGGTATGGATCTCAAAGCTCTAAGCAAGGACAACGTGAACATGGATGTTAGTACTTTTGCGAATTTAAGAAGAGACTCCTTGCTG GGCCTGACAGTTTCTGAGGTTGAGAACTTGCTGGGGATAAATCTCAGTGATCTGAAGAAATGGCAGCACAAGTCCCCCATCTGGGAGTGGGTCCAAACGCAGAAACAATCAGAATTGGATAAAATGCATATTGGGCTTACTGGGGGAACACAAGAAGGTTACATCAACATTGTCGCACAGAAATTTCAGT CGACATCCTCAGCCTCTCTGGGTACTGTGGCCGTGACACTccacctcctgcctgctctgcttaTCAGTTTCCTGATGATGTTGGTCTTGTCTTGA
- the LOC128913997 gene encoding uncharacterized protein LOC128913997 isoform X5, with amino-acid sequence MVALHTEYLATSGLEVIPCMYECSEDLCRNAAFTPRAGLPPFGWLAGSCCNFCWDTSVLQLPCQCVSQEMVLEVARGQASPCSLTFGQYACAQSAWLQDLQDDFLISLYSCLTPKPAGAMDPEYSVLFFSKYDAKKLVAALTMFSQRFSYVPLSSEWNMIFINGLWEKMLQVPDIDSPPVLSQWVHEGLQPFLVEPKVFACLRAKNVFCETFQKIVAALNGIYSDLPVEEQRNLYTGIKYYLIEDGSNHKCYNAAVPGLNSTAWFENYLGSFLEHATVGDLQLFGDEATLQKFARDPVNIQMISNLTLLRETAVYYTLLLTSGPDFPLSSLPDRFVCYLSPSAVSNLSRDDALSLAQRISKNCPLNLTHRGITRESAPSSLTTEELQVASSLVRKFEHFTPAILRALGQAAVGLSISDIENSISDKDLEASIPALGEVRGWNAEQSSTIINKLLSSGYQIQNGQSLAKLGSLVAGLNSSTLQSLSPEVILEAIKLPEFVQHIATLPSSLKMIFVEKISSSVGHPADLVKYIPDALASYIPKSLLVFGEEKPNILDLNSKKWTREQAAMFFSDVMKTEPDFSRLSQSVLQGFTCAATNEMEAERFQELAKVMKEKNVKLGEDQLSCLAKLVTLHGIPKDLDSYPKDLLLFLSPSDYAATGSCRQYFANIGKANLDVLQRESSQRKELLLEALACLKISSTQVNKENAEILGRLVCDLGGEYIRSSGGNLLKQLSQCDSFLPDQEEAIRSVISSGNTTFGAPAAWSAFTLNVLSGLIPVFDHSILQKIPENALTLWLKNFAHNSPLSREQLATIVEELLPTRHKRADGCPPNKRITDTVLNSDLMPIEYTAEQLHTCLKNVSLDNHLPQILTYAFSIQQLGVLKRHLDETYPDGYPESLLPKLGSLVSFVTPEDISKWKITSADTLADLLKYQPDDAQASAIIRRYVDLGNALNATALNAIGTRYICLLNVTELNMIDPSSLKGCSRYGSQSSKQGQREHGC; translated from the exons ATGGTAGCCCTTCACACTGAGTACCTGGCGACTAGCGGCTTGGAG GTGATTCCTTGCATGTATGAGTGCTCTGAAGACCTttgcagaaatgctgcttttactCCCAGGGCTGGGCTTCCTCCTTTTGGTTG GTTGGCAGGTAGCTGCTGCAACTTCTGCTGGGACACATCTG TGCTCCAGCTCCCCTGTCAATG TGTCAGCCAGGAGATGGTTCTGGAGGTAGCCCGTGGCCAAGCCTCCCCCTGCAGCCTCACTTTTGGTCAATATGCATGTGCACAG agtgcTTGGCTCCAGGACCTTCAGGATGATTTCCTCATATCCTTATATTCTTGCCTTACCCCTAAACCTGCCGGTGCTATGGATCCAGAATACTCCGTTCTGTTCTTTTCCAAATATGATGCCAAGAAGCTTGTAGCTGCTCTGACTATGTTCAGCCAGCGG TTTTCTTATGTGCCTCTTTCTTCTGAGTGGAACATGATCTTCATTAATGGCTTGTGGGAGAAGATGTTGCAAGTACCTGATATTGACAGCCCACCCGTTTTGTCTCAGTGGGTCCATGAGGGGCTTCAGCCGTTCCTAGTCGAGCCCAAGGTCTTTGCTTGCCTCCGTGCCAAAAACGTGTTCTGTGAGACGTTTCAGAAGAT AGTCGCTGCCCTGAATGGCATATATTCTGACCTTCCAGTGGAAGAACAGAGGAATCTTTACACCGGGATCAAATACTATCTCATCGAGGATG GATCAAACCACAAATGCTACAATGCAGCTGTTCCAGGTCTGAATTCCACTGCTTGGTTTGAAAATTATCTTGGATCCTTCTTGGAGCATGCTACTGTTGGAGACCTGCAGCTTTTTGGTGATGAAGCAACG CTTCAAAAATTTGCCAGGGATCCAGTCAATATACAGATGATCAGCAACCTCACCTTGCTTCGGGAGACAGCTGTGTACTATACCTTGCTGCTGACCTCTGGACCTGATTTTCCCTTATCGAG TCTCCCAGACAGATTTGTTTGCTACCTGAGCCCCTCGGCAGTGAGCAACCTGAGCAGAGACGATGCTTTGAGCTTGGCCCAGAGGATCAGTAAGAACTGCCCATTGAACCTGACACACAGAGGAATAACTAGAGAGAGTGCTCCCTCCTCCCTGACAACAGAGGAACTGCAG GTTGCATCCTCCTTGGTGAGAAAGTTTGAACATTTCACCCCTGCAATCCTGCGTGCATTGGGCCAGGCTGCAGTTGGACTGTCTATATCTGACATTGAAAACAGCATCAGTGATAAAGACCTTGAAGCATCTATTCCTGCCCTGGGTGAAGTTCGTGGCTGGAATGCTGAGCAGTCCAGCACAATCATCAACAAACTGCTCAGCTCTGGCTACCAG ATCCAGAATGGACAGAGCCTGGCAAAGCTTGGGAGCTTGGTGGCTGGCCTCAACAGCAGCACGCTTCAAAGTCTGTCTCCAGAAGTAATCTTGGAAGCCATTAAGTTGCCTGAGTTTGTTCAGCACATAGCGACCCTGCCCTCTTCTCTGAAAATGATATTTGTGGAAAAG atttcctcCAGTGTAGGACACCCTGCTGACCTGGTTAAATATATCCCTGATGCTCTGGCCAGTTACATTCCAAAATCATTGCTTGTTTTTGGGGAAGAGAAGCCCAATATTTTGGATCTCAACAGTAAAAAGTGGACCCGAGAACAG GCTGCCATGTTTTTCAGTGATGTCATGAAGACAGAGCCTGACTTCAGCAG GCTTTCTCAGTCGGTCCTTCAAGGCTTCACGTGTGCAGCTACCAATGAGATGGAAGCAGAAAGATTTCAGGAGCTGGCCAAAGTCATGAAGGAGAAGAATGTCAAGCTGGGAGAAGATCAG CTGAGTTGCTTAGCGAAGCTGGTGACGCTGCATGGGATTCCCAAGGATTTAGATAGCTATCCTAAAGACCTGTTGCTGTTTTTAAG TCCTTCAGACTATGCAGCAACAGGAAGCTGTAGGCAGTACTTTGCTAATATCGGGAAAGCAAATCTTGATGTTCTGCAAAGAGAGTCATCTCAGCGGAAAGAGCTGCTCTTGGAAGCTTTGGCATGTTTG aaaatttctaGCACACAGGtaaacaaggaaaatgcagagATTCTGGGACGTCTGGTCTGTGACTTGGGTGGAGAATACATTAGAAGTTCTGGTGGGAATTTGCTGAAGCAATTAAGCCAGTGTGACTCTTTCCTGCCTGATCAAGAAGAGGCTATTAGGAGCGTCATCAGCAGTGGTAACACTACATTCGG GGCTCCCGCAGCATGGTCAGCTTTTACTTTGAATGTGCTCAGTGGATTGATTCCTGTATTTGATCACAGCATCTTGCAGAAGATCCCCGAG AATGCTTTAACTCTTTGGCTGAAAAACTTTGCACACAATTCACCTCTGTCAAGGGAACAGTTGGCCACCATTGTTGAAGAACTCCTGCCTACTAGGCATAAGCGTGCTGATG GTTGCCCACCTAACAAGCGGATAACAGACACGGTTCTTAACAGTGACTTGATGCCTATTGAGTACACAGCTGAGCAGTTACATACTTGCCTGAAAAACGTCTCTCTGGATAATCACCTCCCTCAGATACTGACCTATGCCTTCAGTATTCAGCAATTAGGTGTGCTGAAGAGGCATCTGGATGAG ACATATCCTGATGGGTATCCTGAAAGTTTGCTCCCCAAACTGGGCTCCCTTGTTTCTTTTGTCACCCCTGAGGACATTTCTAAATGGAAGATAACTTCAGCTGACACACTGGCTGACTTGCTAAAGTATCAGCCTGATGATGCTCAG GCTTCTGCAATAATTAGGAGATATGTTGACTTGGGAAATGCCTTGAATGCCACTGCACTGAACGCAATTGGTACGAGATACATATGCCTTCTAAATGTGACCGAGTTGAATATGATAGACCCCAGCAGCTTGAA GGGGTGCTCCAGGTATGGATCTCAAAGCTCTAAGCAAGGACAACGTGAACATGGATGTTAG